A part of Gouania willdenowi unplaced genomic scaffold, fGouWil2.1 scaffold_434_arrow_ctg1, whole genome shotgun sequence genomic DNA contains:
- the LOC114460375 gene encoding uncharacterized protein LOC114460375 isoform X1: MFPAVLTRMCGVDKQIIRLMRDRTVGNTMAKVWRQVQESHCEDYLHRKDLYTTLLSQLNKPGGIIRTLSHQFQRPPTRRELPSPQLLRKAFLISEVENIEDYRTQIMSTFGKVLKYDSTRKICKKLAGEGKGRADWCTNVANELGQILMSVLTCEESLDKIRPMADGLMARYKRAGEAPPELMYVDRGCCHVHGVSSLEKLLREWAECGMMVRLDIFHWIKRFDAAIRTDHHAKYALFKSALSAAVFSYIKDDMALLIQAIRAGHPTKFDHLTDA, translated from the exons ATGTTCCCAGCAGTTTTAACACGGAT GTGCGGGGTGGACAAGCAGATCATTCGGTTAATGAGGGATCGCACTGTGGGCAACACCATGGCCAAGGTCTGGAGGCAGGTCCAGGAGAGCCACTGTGAAGATTACCTGCACAGAAAAGACCTCTACACCACCCTCCTTAGCCAGCTCAACAAACCTGGTGGGATCATAA GAACACTCAGCCATCAGTTTCAGCGTCCTCCAACAAGAAGGGAACTGCCGTCACCTCAGCTGCTGAGGAAAGCCTTCCTCATTTCTGAAGTAGAGAACATCGAGGACTACCGCACTCAGATCATGTCCACTTTTGGCAAAGTCCTCAAATATGACTCCACCAGGAAG atCTGCAAGAAACTCGCTGGCGAGGGAAAGGGCAGAGCGGACTGGTGCACCAACGTGGCCAATGAACTCGGTCAGATCCTCATGTCGGTCCTCACTTGCGAAGAGTCTCTGGACAAAATCAGGCCGATGGCTGACGGTCTCATGGCCAGGTACAAGCGAGCAGGGGAGGCACCTCCTGAGTTGATGTATGTGGACCGCGGCTGCTGTCATGTGCATGGTGTATCGTCCCTGGAGAAGCTCCTCAGAGAGTGGGCCGAGTGTGGAATGATGGTCCGGCTGGACATCTTCCACTGGATCAAAAGGTTTGATGCTGCAATACGGACGGATCACCATGCAAAGTATGCACTCTTTAAGTCTGCCCTCTCTGCTGCGGTCTTCTCATATATTAAAGATGACATGGCATTGCTCATCCAAGCCATACGTGCAGGGCATCCTACAAAGTTTGATCATCTGACTGATGCTTAG
- the LOC114460375 gene encoding uncharacterized protein LOC114460375 isoform X4, giving the protein MFPAVLTRMCGVDKQIIRLMRDRTVGNTMAKVWRQVQESHCEDYLHRKDLYTTLLSQLNKPGGIIRTLSHQFQRPPTRRELPSPQLLRKAFLISEVENIEDYRTQIMSTFGKVLKYDSTRKICKKLAGEGKGRADWCTNVANELGQILMSVLTCEESLEKLLREWAECGMMVRLDIFHWIKRFDAAIRTDHHAKYALFKSALSAAVFSYIKDDMALLIQAIRAGHPTKFDHLTDA; this is encoded by the exons ATGTTCCCAGCAGTTTTAACACGGAT GTGCGGGGTGGACAAGCAGATCATTCGGTTAATGAGGGATCGCACTGTGGGCAACACCATGGCCAAGGTCTGGAGGCAGGTCCAGGAGAGCCACTGTGAAGATTACCTGCACAGAAAAGACCTCTACACCACCCTCCTTAGCCAGCTCAACAAACCTGGTGGGATCATAA GAACACTCAGCCATCAGTTTCAGCGTCCTCCAACAAGAAGGGAACTGCCGTCACCTCAGCTGCTGAGGAAAGCCTTCCTCATTTCTGAAGTAGAGAACATCGAGGACTACCGCACTCAGATCATGTCCACTTTTGGCAAAGTCCTCAAATATGACTCCACCAGGAAG atCTGCAAGAAACTCGCTGGCGAGGGAAAGGGCAGAGCGGACTGGTGCACCAACGTGGCCAATGAACTCGGTCAGATCCTCATGTCGGTCCTCACTTGCGAAGA GTCCCTGGAGAAGCTCCTCAGAGAGTGGGCCGAGTGTGGAATGATGGTCCGGCTGGACATCTTCCACTGGATCAAAAGGTTTGATGCTGCAATACGGACGGATCACCATGCAAAGTATGCACTCTTTAAGTCTGCCCTCTCTGCTGCGGTCTTCTCATATATTAAAGATGACATGGCATTGCTCATCCAAGCCATACGTGCAGGGCATCCTACAAAGTTTGATCATCTGACTGATGCTTAG
- the LOC114460375 gene encoding uncharacterized protein LOC114460375 isoform X2 → MFPAVLTRMCGVDKQIIRLMRDRTVGNTMAKVWRQVQESHCEDYLHRKDLYTTLLSQLNKPGTLSHQFQRPPTRRELPSPQLLRKAFLISEVENIEDYRTQIMSTFGKVLKYDSTRKICKKLAGEGKGRADWCTNVANELGQILMSVLTCEESLDKIRPMADGLMARYKRAGEAPPELMYVDRGCCHVHGVSSLEKLLREWAECGMMVRLDIFHWIKRFDAAIRTDHHAKYALFKSALSAAVFSYIKDDMALLIQAIRAGHPTKFDHLTDA, encoded by the exons ATGTTCCCAGCAGTTTTAACACGGAT GTGCGGGGTGGACAAGCAGATCATTCGGTTAATGAGGGATCGCACTGTGGGCAACACCATGGCCAAGGTCTGGAGGCAGGTCCAGGAGAGCCACTGTGAAGATTACCTGCACAGAAAAGACCTCTACACCACCCTCCTTAGCCAGCTCAACAAACCTG GAACACTCAGCCATCAGTTTCAGCGTCCTCCAACAAGAAGGGAACTGCCGTCACCTCAGCTGCTGAGGAAAGCCTTCCTCATTTCTGAAGTAGAGAACATCGAGGACTACCGCACTCAGATCATGTCCACTTTTGGCAAAGTCCTCAAATATGACTCCACCAGGAAG atCTGCAAGAAACTCGCTGGCGAGGGAAAGGGCAGAGCGGACTGGTGCACCAACGTGGCCAATGAACTCGGTCAGATCCTCATGTCGGTCCTCACTTGCGAAGAGTCTCTGGACAAAATCAGGCCGATGGCTGACGGTCTCATGGCCAGGTACAAGCGAGCAGGGGAGGCACCTCCTGAGTTGATGTATGTGGACCGCGGCTGCTGTCATGTGCATGGTGTATCGTCCCTGGAGAAGCTCCTCAGAGAGTGGGCCGAGTGTGGAATGATGGTCCGGCTGGACATCTTCCACTGGATCAAAAGGTTTGATGCTGCAATACGGACGGATCACCATGCAAAGTATGCACTCTTTAAGTCTGCCCTCTCTGCTGCGGTCTTCTCATATATTAAAGATGACATGGCATTGCTCATCCAAGCCATACGTGCAGGGCATCCTACAAAGTTTGATCATCTGACTGATGCTTAG